One window of the Cryptomeria japonica chromosome 7, Sugi_1.0, whole genome shotgun sequence genome contains the following:
- the LOC131856511 gene encoding uncharacterized protein LOC131856511, translating into MESIRNIVSANLTLLHNGLKQLHGYTPGASETLQLTLRPFRETDLDDFFGWAGDDAATRFMTWETFPNIENARQFLTTVIIPHPWFRAICINDKAVGHVLLRQGTGIHSCRAELGYAVSRNYWGIGIATEAVMRAILAGFSDLPGLRRIEAMVLPENLPSQKVLEKAGFTRECLLRRYIKIRENVRDCILYSHVLPVASSS; encoded by the coding sequence ATGGAGTCAATCCGCAACATTGTGTCCGCAAACCTGACGTTGCTTCACAATGGTTTGAAGCAGCTGCACGGCTACACGCCAGGAGCCTCGGAAACCCTGCAACTCACGCTACGCCCTTTCCGCGAGACTGACCTCGATGACTTCTTTGGATGGGCGGGAGACGATGCAGCCACCCGCTTTATGACTTGGGAAACATTTCCCAACATAGAAAACGCGAGGCAATTTCTGACGACTGTGATAATCCCTCACCCGTGGTTCAGGGCCATCTGCATTAATGATAAGGCCGTGGGTCATGTTCTGCTCAGACAGGGTACTGGAATTCATAGCTGTCGTGCCGAGTTGGGCTATGCTGTTAGCAGAAACTACTGGGGCATAGGCATTGCTACTGAAGCTGTCATGCGGGCTATACTGGCCGGGTTCTCTGATCTTCCTGGACTGAGACGCATAGAAGCCATGGTGCTGCCTGAGAATCTGCCTTCGCAGAAGGTGCTCGAAAAGGCTGGGTTTACTCGAGAGTGCCTGCTTCGACGCTATATTAAGATTCGTGAGAACGTCCGAGACTGTATTCTTTACAGTCATGTTTTACCTGTGGCTTCCTCTTCTTAA
- the LOC131856510 gene encoding uncharacterized protein LOC131856510 — MASIHNIVRAKLNLLPNGLKQLHGYTPGASKTQPLTLRPFREDDLDDFYGWAGDDAVTCFMTWETFPNIESARQFLMTVIIPHPWFRAICINDNAVGHVLVKQGARIHSCRAQLGYAVSRNYWGVGIATEAVMRGVQAGFSELPGLRRIEAMVLPENLPSQKVVEKAGFTRECLLRRYIKIRENVRDCILYSYVLPAASSS, encoded by the coding sequence ATGGCGTCAATTCACAACATTGTCCGTGCAAAGTTGAACTTGCTTCCCAATGGCTTGAAGCAGCTTCACGGCTACACTCCAGGAGCCTCGAAAACACAGCCACTCACGCTACGCCCTTTCCGCGAGGATGACCTCGATGACTTCTATGGATGGGCAGGAGACGATGCAGTCACCTGCTTTATGACATGGGAAACCTTTCCCAACATAGAAAGCGCGAGGCAATTTCTGATGACAGTTATAATCCCTCACCCCTGGTTCAGGGCCATCTGCATTAATGACAATGCCGTGGGTCACGTTCTGGTCAAACAAGGCGCTCGAATTCATAGCTGCCGTGCTCAGCTGGGCTACGCTGTGAGCAGAAACTACTGGGGCGTGGGCATTGCTACTGAAGCTGTCATGCGGGGTGTTCAGGCCGGGTTTTCCGAGCTTCCAGGACTGAGACGCATTGAAGCCATGGTGCTACCTGAGAATCTGCCTTCGCAGAAGGTGGTCGAAAAGGCTGGGTTTACTAGAGAGTGCCTGCTTCGACGCTATATCAAGATTCGTGAGAACGTCCGAGACTGTATTCTTTACAGTTATGTTTTACCTGCTGCTTCCTCTTCTTAA
- the LOC131856512 gene encoding uncharacterized protein LOC131856512 → MASIHNIVRAKLNLLPNGLKQLHGYTPGASKTQPLTLRPFREDDLDDFYGWAGDDAVTCFMTWETFPNIESARQFLMTVIIPHPWFRAICINDKAVGHVLLKQGAGSHSCRAELGYAVSRNYWGVGIATEAVMRAVQAGFSELPGLRRIQAIVLPENLPSQKVVEKAGFTRECLLRRYIKIRENVRDCILYSYILPAASSS, encoded by the coding sequence ATGGCGTCAATTCACAACATTGTCCGTGCAAAGTTGAACTTGCTTCCCAATGGCTTGAAGCAGCTTCACGGCTACACTCCAGGAGCCTCGAAAACACAGCCACTCACGCTACGCCCTTTCCGCGAGGATGACCTCGATGACTTCTATGGATGGGCGGGAGACGATGCAGTCACCTGCTTTATGACATGGGAAACCTTTCCCAACATAGAAAGCGCGAGGCAATTTCTGATGACAGTTATAATCCCTCACCCCTGGTTCAGGGCCATCTGCATTAATGACAAGGCCGTGGGTCACGTTCTGCTCAAACAAGGCGCTGGAAGTCATAGCTGCCGTGCTGAGCTGGGCTACGCTGTGAGCAGAAACTACTGGGGCGTGGGCATTGCTACTGAAGCTGTCATGCGGGCTGTTCAGGCCGGGTTTTCCGAGCTTCCAGGACTGAGACGCATTCAAGCCATAGTGCTACCTGAGAATCTGCCTTCGCAGAAGGTGGTCGAAAAGGCTGGGTTTACTAGAGAGTGCCTGCTTCGACGCTATATCAAGATTCGTGAGAACGTCCGAGACTGTATTCTTTACAGTTATATTTTACCTGCTGCTTCCTCTTCTTAA
- the LOC131856513 gene encoding uncharacterized protein LOC131856513, translated as MESIRNIVCANLTLLHNGLKQLHGYTPGASETLQLTLRPFRETDLDDFFGWAGDDAVTRFMTWETFPNIENARQFLTTVIIPHPWFRAICINDKAVGHVLLRQGTGIHSCRAELGYAVSSNYWGIGIATEAVMRAILAGFSDLPGLTRIEAMVLPENLPSQKVLEKAGFTRECLLRRFIKIRENVRECILYSHVLPVASSS; from the coding sequence ATGGAGTCAATCCGCAACATTGTGTGTGCAAACCTGACGTTGCTTCACAATGGTTTGAAGCAGCTGCACGGCTACACGCCAGGAGCCTCGGAAACCCTGCAACTCACGCTACGCCCTTTCCGCGAGACTGACCTCGATGACTTCTTTGGATGGGCGGGAGACGATGCAGTAACCCGCTTTATGACTTGGGAAACATTTCCCAACATAGAAAACGCGAGGCAATTTCTGACGACTGTGATAATCCCTCACCCGTGGTTCAGGGCCATCTGCATTAATGATAAGGCCGTGGGTCATGTTCTGCTCAGACAGGGCACTGGAATTCATAGCTGTCGTGCCGAGTTGGGCTATGCTGTTAGCAGCAACTACTGGGGCATAGGCATTGCTACTGAAGCTGTCATGCGGGCTATACTGGCTGGGTTCTCTGATCTTCCTGGACTGACACGCATAGAAGCCATGGTGCTGCCTGAGAATCTGCCTTCGCAGAAGGTGCTCGAAAAGGCTGGGTTTACTCGAGAGTGCCTGCTTCGACGCTTTATTAAGATTCGTGAGAACGTCCGAGAGTGTATTCTTTACAGTCATGTTTTACCTGTGGCTTCCTCTTCTTAA